The following DNA comes from Quercus robur chromosome 1, dhQueRobu3.1, whole genome shotgun sequence.
AATTAATGGGCTTCCCATtatcccatatatatatatatatatatatatgaaccgCCATTGTTAAAGGACATTACATTTGCAGCCTTGCAGGGTCCTAAGCTAACCatattatgtaatttatttattttattaaataaccATATTATGTAATTTTCTCAGTGGTATATAGCCCTTAAGATTAGATTTATCTGTCAATAATATTGGGATCGTACAACTACAGGCATAGGCGTGTCCATGGAGGAGGCTGGTCAAATTTAGTTTCTGGTTGTTAGCTCCATTTTGGTTCAGGCTACCTTTTCCATGggaaattaatttgttaatatcAAATTCACACGACATGACCCTACTCTTTTTCACGGTTCAAACAAGCCACACAGATTTCCACAATATTCTCTTTTTGACTGCTCTGAGATTTTGAAGAGCaccaaaatgggaaaaaaataaagtaaattaaTTGAGTGAATCTTTCGGGTTCCCACCGCACCTAATGCAAATGGGAAAAATATAAAGTGAATTAATTGAGTGAATCTTTCGGATTCCCACCGTACCTAATGCCTAGGGTGATGATTGATGAGAAGAAgatatttggtatcaaatgataccatattagttgtataaaaatttaataaataagagaCACGTGCACAAAAAATAACTACTTATTAATTCTcttgaaaatagttttttttttttttttttggtgaaacaCTTTTGAAAATAGTTGTGACATGTTAATATAGTTGTTTTACATCCATATCTTTCAATTATTGATTCGACttatatgatataatttgaTACTAAATTCATTTGCCCATGTTTCAGCAAGTTGACAGACATTGATAATtaggatccgtttggatacaacttatttttgctgaaactgaaaattgaaaacactgtaccaaaataatttttaaatgtttgaatagtaccgtgaaacccatttttaatatttttaaatgcatgaaTAGTACTACTACAGTGTATAAACAGTGATAATTATCTCCTACATAGTAAATCATGTGATTTTATTgtttatgcattaaaaaaaaaaaaaaaaggaaacgtgAAATAGAAAATGTAGATGTACAATAAGTTCTATCAAAACACATACTTAATAACACTAAAAAATAGGAGAGTAAGTAAAGAGAATCTTTCAAGTTTCCACAACATGTTGTGGAAAATGGTACGAACTATGTATGATGGGATATCCTATCATATCATATCCCATGCAATGCGTAGAGACCATGTTTCAACAACTCCACAATTAATAACACCAAAAAAGAGGGGTCCGAAACTTTCGGTGGCTTTAGACCATGTTTCCGATGAATACCCCCGTTTTTGACAAGTCTTCTTTATCCAATTTTCACGTCCACTACCGTGTTAAACAGAATACccacatattatatatatatatatataaacaaatacgGAGTTGTGAACCAAGAACACAAGAAATTATACAAACACTTCgttttagtttttttgagaTGGCTTGTGTctctctgtttgttttctttcttctctcacaCCTCTTTCTGCTTCACTCAGCTGAAGGAGTAAACAAAACACTCCCAAATTGTTCACCCTTTCAATGTGGAAAATTCGGTATCATTGGCTTTCCATTCACCAACAGCTCTCaaccattttcctttttattgcCTATAAGATGTGACGAAATACCTCCAACGATCCATTTGGGGTTGAGTAGAGGACACTATGAAGTTATAAATATCTCTTACACTAACACCAAACAATCTACACGTATCAAGGACCCTTTACTTTCTAATGACTTGATTAACCAAAATTGCGAATCCTTGACCAATTTTACCACTCCCATCTCTCCATTTATCTCTTTCAATCTCACCACACCCAGTCTGACCCTGTTTAAATGCAATCACACTCTTGGTATTACTTCccctagaaattttaaaaatacgaGCTGCGGAGACTATAATCTCTACTATAGCCATTTAAGCGATAACTCTCCTAGTTTTCCTTCTGAATGTTCTATTATTCAGCTCCCAAAAAAAGAGCATTCAGATAATGATACACTGTTTTCACTCATAAGTGCTGAGTTCGACCTTGAAGTGCATGTATCTGATGCTTGTAGCAGATGTTATGGTGGAGCAGGTCTATGTGTACTTGACAAGAACGGAAAATTCCAGTGTGTCATTGCAGAGAAAGGTATAGACATCGAATTAACTCCAAAAATTTTGGGCCTACACACATATATTGAAAATGCATGTAGAGTTctttacatataaatttatttacattcTTATGTTATGGTAAATCTTAATACAAGTGCTGCAAGTATTTCTGCTTCATGCCATGATGCATCCTAAGGGGCACCAGACACTCTAGCATCACCCGAACGCACCATACATTATGCATCTTAAGGGGCACTACACATGCAAGCATTGCCCGCCCATATGGGccggtttggattgggttgggcATGTGCTAGGCCTTGATTAATGATAATGAAGACATAATCAGGTCTTTTATAGCATTTAAAATTGCGTTCTGTGGGTCTGCTTTTATAGTAGTTATAATGAGTCGAATTGTGATCCACTCAATAATCCCCCTCACACAATAACATTTTCATGACTCAAACTCATGACattggctttgataccacttgtcagATCATGAGTTACGTCACTTCAtttcaaaatcaattggtgattaaaaaaaaaaaacttaagtcTCTGTGGCATTCAAGGTCGCATCTCCCAATATATTCAGATTAACTCCTTTTAgattgtttctccaaaaaaaaaaaaaaaaaaaaaaaactccttttAGATtaatagaaaagtaaaaaagaatgaactatcttgttaaaaaatcTATATCAAATAATTGTAGATAGGGATGGACCCAGAACTTTGAGTTAGGAGGGGGGATTTTATTACTGGCTGTGTGCGGCATTTTCAACCTCTAATTTTGCTACTTAGTTAttgagaatttatttatttattattttattttattttatttttgtgtgtgtgtgtgggggggggggggtaagaacaaaattattttttattagaattttttaaagggtagggttatttattttggataaaattagttaattgagcttaatttttttttttttttttttttttttaaagttttacaGGTAATTTTTGCtattgagctttttttttttttttttttttgcttgtatattttgtttttgtttttagatctacaaatttttttatgatcactaaaataagaaaaatactagagttacaagttttttattttataaattattactaATGTGATAAGTGGTtactagtaagtaaaaaaataatgtgagtGGTGTGCCCATAtgtgaaccaataagaatttgctaccaaaacaatttgtaaaaatgttataaaaaagtttgtgagtatagcattactcttaaaagaatcaatgatattgtttaagggaaacaaaatgtaattttatagaacaaaattgctaaaatttgtacacatatatatatatatatatatgtataacaatattaaaaaaaaaaaaaaaaaatttaccgggggggggggggggggggcaaaagGTTGTTCCGTCCCTGATTGTAGACGGATCTTCCTTGttcttttttaaatactattgggattataataataaaaaataataaaaaaaaaaattcggctCCGTTAATTTAAcgttaaatttattattattattcaactAACAGTGATGCTCTTTGGTGCTTTAGATACAAGGCGTCAGAGATTGAAAGCTATGGTGATAGGTACGTAACATACTTCTTTAATCAAATTGTATACTAATATACACATGTTTGCTTGGATCGCCTATCCTATATATATAGAACTCAAATGATTCCGTATGGAAGTGATCTCATTTGTCTTCGACACATAAACTGTGACCCCTTTTTAGCCCCTTCACATAGTATGtctaataagtaataatagTAATTATCAAATCTTTAGAGAATTGTACTCCCTctgtcccactttgtttgtcctctattccattttgggatgtcccaaaatattgtcctgtttctaaaaataaaagtcattaatttactaatgttcctattatacccctattaatttactaattcaattttttgataaatttatttaagggtagttttggaaacttatacatttttaaaaggtagacaagataataaatgatgttcccttaaaaagtttgacttttcaaacaggacaaataaaatgggacggagggagtatattCATGCAATGATATAAGGTTCTGCTATCAGTTTTTTATCGTTCAATACGATGTACTTGTATCAGTTATATGGATGCAATCCATTGGTACAATAGCTATATTTTTCATAGTTCATAATTTTCCATCAAGGCTCCCAATCTCCTGTCAATGAAAACCTAACTCCTTTATTATACTAAAGGTACTAGATGCCAAATCATCCTTAGCATTTGCTTCTTCATTGTTAGTCTTTTGTCACCACAAAGAAAATGCATTTTTATTGAGGGGATCAAGACATTGTAAAATGCAATTTTATTGAGGCTCAAGACATTATCAATAAGTAGTTCGAGATACTCTCATGTCACCGCATAACatcataatctctttttttttattatttatttttatttatttattacagtTACAATCACTTTATCTACTGGAATTGGAGCTCTGATGGTTATAGTCTGTTACTTCTGGAGAAAGTTCTCATCAAttaaaagtattaatttttGGAGGAAGAAAACTCTAACTCATAAGAGCGTCGAGGCCTTTCTAAGGAATCATGAACCTCTTGTTATTAGAAGATACAATTATTCAGATATAAAGTCAATGACCAAGTcctttaataataaattaggCCAAGGGGGCTATGGTTGTGTCTATAAGGGGAAGTTACAAGATGGTTGTTTTGTGGCAATGAAGGTTTTGGAAGAATCGAAAGCTAATGGAGAGGAATTCATTAACGAGGTTGCAAGTATCAGTAGGACTTCCCATGTTAACATTGTCACTCTTAAGGGCTTTTGCTTTGAGGGATCTAAAAGAGCTCTTATCTATGAGTTTATGCCTAATGGATCTCTTGAGAAGTTCATATATAAAGGAAATCCTTCAAATTCTAATCATCAACTAGGGTGGGAAACATTATACAATATTGCAATTGGCATTGCACGAGGCTTAGAGTACTTGCATAGAGGTTGCAACACACGAATTTTGCATTTTGACATAAAGCCTCACAACATTTTATTAGATGAGAACTTCTGCCCAAAAATTTCTGATTTTGGCCTTGCAAAAATATGTCCTAGAGAAAAGAGTATTATATCAATGGTTGGTGCAAGGGGGACCACAGGATATATAGCTCCGGAAGTGTTTAGTAGAACCTTTGGAGAGATCTCTCACAAGTCAGATGTCTATAGCTATGGAATGATGGTCTTAGAAATGGTGGGAGGCCAAAGGAATGTTGATGTTAGTGTTGATTTTTCAAGTGAAATATATTTTCCACATTGGATTTACAAGCATCTTGAACTAAATGAAGAGTTAGGACTGCTAGGACTTTTAAAGGAAGGAGATGAAGATAGTGCAAGgaagatgataatggtgagttTGTGGTGCATACAAACTAACCCCTCAAACCGACCATCAATGAGTAAAGTGTTGGAAATGTTGGAAGGGAGTCTCAACTCCTTGCAAATCCCCCCCAAACCTTTCTTGTTTTCTCCACCAAGAAGATCAACGATGGAGTCTTCAACCGTAGTGGTGTCAATACAATAGGACTCTTTGTCCTATATAGAAGACATCTCTTCTTTGTGAAGTGTATTTATGTTTAGCTTGTCAATGAACATCTTTTCATTATTCCTTAAAATATTTGATGAAACCTTTTATGGCATTTGCAATGAAATCAATAATGTTGACAGTCTAGTACTAATTGAGAACTATGGTATACTTAACAATACAATCAACGCAAATAGTATCATAGGCAAACTATTAAGTTTTAGATTGGAGGATacattttatatctttttttcccttttcatcgTGGAAAGTTGTGGACCTTATTTCTCTTGAGCGTTagctatttcaaatttttattcctcAAATTGCGTAAAATGTGAAAAGTTGTGGACCTtgtcataaaatattttatcccGTATAGTTTAAATTCCTCAATagaattttgtcaaaaaaaatccTCAATAGAATGCATCGGTAACTGAAAGGGATGGTTTTTAAACAAGTATCTAACTCTTCAAACCGATGGGTGGAAGTACTTCAACTGATGACCTGTCTGAGAATGCCCCATTCGGCAACCGTCCGCCTCATGAGAGACCCGTCAGGCATCACCCGGTTAAATCAACGTTTGGCTTGCACGTGAAGACCGCCTGATGAAGGGCTACACATGCCAACGGTGGGACACGTTGGGCCACACGAAAATATCCACACATACCAGCGAATGGAATGAACATGCCGACGGACGGATGACTATACCGACGGATTAGTGACCATACTGATGGTTTAGCATGATAGGTCCCACTAGTCCTTGCTTGTTCTTCACTCACAAATCTTTACATGGAAATAACTTGTACACCACATCCAAAGACCCCACTACACGTTCATATCTTCTTTCtatgaaaagaaaaaccctaagatctTAGAGCCTTAACTCCAAGATCTTCCCTATAAGGCAAGATCCTTCACTCTAGGGATCTTGGTCAGGCTCCACACCACTATATAAACACCAAACCTCCTCTTCTTCAAGGTATGCAGAAAATCCTTAGCTCTCAAAGTATTGAGTTCTTGGAGATCTTTCTTTCACTGACTTAACCtttggagggtctttggccAGCATCCCACCGATGCTCTTTGTTGGTTCTTGGATTTCTTATTCCTTAGGTACCCCATTGGAGCACTTGTGGACAATTAGCTCACTGACGATTTTTATGCATCATCagtaatattattaaaactaaaaattttaacaaatatcCAATTAGTGGATGCAATGTCAACGTATATAAAGCTGAGTTGaacacataaaataattttttttttaa
Coding sequences within:
- the LOC126717089 gene encoding PR5-like receptor kinase: MVIVCYFWRKFSSIKSINFWRKKTLTHKSVEAFLRNHEPLVIRRYNYSDIKSMTKSFNNKLGQGGYGCVYKGKLQDGCFVAMKVLEESKANGEEFINEVASISRTSHVNIVTLKGFCFEGSKRALIYEFMPNGSLEKFIYKGNPSNSNHQLGWETLYNIAIGIARGLEYLHRGCNTRILHFDIKPHNILLDENFCPKISDFGLAKICPREKSIISMVGARGTTGYIAPEVFSRTFGEISHKSDVYSYGMMVLEMVGGQRNVDVSVDFSSEIYFPHWIYKHLELNEELGLLGLLKEGDEDSARKMIMVSLWCIQTNPSNRPSMSKVLEMLEGSLNSLQIPPKPFLFSPPRRSTMESSTVVVSIQ